The following proteins come from a genomic window of Aquimarina sp. MAR_2010_214:
- a CDS encoding sphingomyelin phosphodiesterase, whose protein sequence is MESLTVLNYNIFHLPGIAKFKQYKEIERAKKQLQSLTDMAPSIDIMIFQEGFNHQVKKHLFNELKNLYPYSTVLLGRYCNTGDNWNSVSGNCSNSLFVVNGGVRIFSKYPIDIKRQYVFNNSLYGTADYYSNKGAIYVEIIKNEKKYHIVGTHLQADQGDYDGTPVRLKQLEEIRDWMNSLKIPISEPLIYAGDMNVEYTDTSSYMEMKNILNSRILYSFNPSTDIGTYSNANTLVRKEYPNYNNTLDYILISKNHKQPVFIPEMQVLQFVIDGEDLSDHNAVKATYTFDK, encoded by the coding sequence ATGGAAAGTTTAACAGTATTGAACTATAATATATTTCATCTGCCAGGAATAGCTAAGTTTAAGCAATATAAGGAAATAGAGAGAGCAAAAAAACAACTACAGAGTTTAACAGATATGGCACCTTCAATAGATATTATGATTTTTCAAGAAGGTTTTAATCATCAAGTCAAGAAGCATTTGTTTAATGAATTAAAGAATTTGTACCCATATAGTACAGTTCTTTTAGGAAGATATTGTAATACAGGGGACAATTGGAATTCTGTTAGCGGAAATTGTTCTAATAGTCTTTTTGTTGTTAATGGAGGGGTAAGAATTTTTAGTAAATACCCGATTGATATTAAAAGACAATACGTGTTTAATAATTCTCTATATGGAACAGCAGATTATTATTCTAATAAGGGAGCAATATATGTAGAGATCATTAAAAATGAGAAAAAATATCATATTGTAGGTACACATTTACAAGCAGATCAAGGAGATTATGATGGAACTCCTGTACGATTAAAGCAATTAGAAGAGATTAGAGATTGGATGAATAGTTTAAAAATACCAATATCAGAACCATTAATTTACGCAGGGGATATGAATGTGGAATATACAGATACATCTTCGTATATGGAGATGAAAAATATATTGAATTCTAGAATATTATATTCTTTTAATCCTTCAACAGATATAGGTACCTATTCTAATGCGAATACCTTGGTTAGAAAAGAATATCCAAATTATAATAATACATTGGATTATATTTTAATTAGCAAAAATCACAAGCAACCAGTTTTTATACCTGAAATGCAAGTGCTTCAATTTGTGATAGACGGTGAAGATCTATCGGATCATAATGCTGTAAAAGCAACATATACTTTCGATAAGTAA
- a CDS encoding ABC transporter substrate-binding protein — translation MRTIFIISLLLLLCVSCKKTPKDTTPLTVMYLAPQNIEYASGFTIKNRENYKEIKVITPWPDAKEELTYILHPKGTERPFKSPSAIFIEVPIERVVVTSTTDIPMLEYMNLEEKLVGFPHTDYISSEKTRALINTGAIKELGEEWNLNTEVVLELSPELIIGFSSSGDTKAYDHIQKTGIPVVINGSWMEEHPLGRAEWIKFVAAFFGKEQIAEDIFQKIKKEYNQATTLAQNTTSTPTVLSGNMFKDVWYIPGGNSFVAKFLKDANTTYLWKDVQRNGSLTLSFESVLEKAQNAELWIGSGNSKSLDELKEKNHQYALFDAFKNKAVYSSTLKMGSKGGLIYYELGPMRPDLILKDIIKIAHPELLIDYEPYFFEKLN, via the coding sequence ATGCGTACTATTTTTATCATTTCTTTACTATTATTATTATGTGTTTCATGTAAAAAAACACCAAAGGATACTACCCCACTCACCGTGATGTATCTTGCCCCTCAAAATATTGAATACGCCTCAGGATTTACTATTAAAAACAGAGAAAACTATAAAGAGATCAAGGTCATAACACCTTGGCCAGATGCCAAAGAAGAACTTACATATATTTTACATCCAAAAGGAACAGAAAGACCATTTAAATCTCCAAGCGCAATATTTATAGAAGTGCCTATAGAAAGAGTTGTTGTAACCTCTACTACAGATATTCCAATGTTGGAGTATATGAATCTTGAAGAGAAATTAGTAGGATTCCCACATACAGATTATATTTCTTCTGAAAAAACACGTGCTTTGATTAATACTGGTGCGATTAAAGAACTTGGCGAAGAATGGAATTTAAACACAGAAGTTGTTCTCGAACTTTCTCCAGAACTGATTATTGGGTTTTCATCTTCAGGAGATACAAAAGCCTATGATCATATTCAAAAAACCGGGATCCCTGTTGTGATAAATGGTTCGTGGATGGAAGAACATCCATTAGGTAGAGCAGAATGGATAAAATTTGTTGCGGCTTTCTTCGGGAAAGAACAAATAGCAGAAGATATCTTTCAAAAGATAAAAAAAGAATACAATCAAGCAACTACTTTAGCTCAAAACACAACTTCTACTCCAACAGTTTTATCAGGTAATATGTTTAAGGATGTATGGTATATTCCTGGCGGAAATAGCTTTGTTGCTAAATTTTTAAAAGATGCTAATACTACATATTTATGGAAAGACGTTCAAAGAAATGGAAGCCTGACATTAAGTTTTGAAAGCGTACTTGAAAAGGCTCAAAATGCAGAATTATGGATAGGGTCTGGAAATTCTAAATCACTCGATGAATTAAAAGAAAAAAACCATCAATATGCTTTATTCGATGCTTTTAAAAATAAAGCCGTATATTCTTCGACGTTAAAGATGGGATCAAAAGGAGGGTTAATTTATTATGAATTAGGACCTATGCGACCTGACTTAATTTTAAAAGATATTATCAAAATTGCTCATCCAGAATTGTTAATCGATTATGAACCTTATTTTTTTGAAAAACTAAACTAA
- a CDS encoding iron ABC transporter permease, which translates to MTPIKSYKRVFISIVVLLLICFIANISLGSVFIPWLDTLSSLVGGTVEKEAWRHIIVDYRLPKALTAIIVGSGLGVSGLLMQTLFRNPLAGPFVLGISSGASLGVALLILGSAFTGVAVSSFLISKWGLVIAASLGSILVLFAVMLVSIKVRDTMAILIIGLMFGSITAAIVSVLAYFAPADQLQRYIFWGFGSLGNLTWYDVLIFSGVSLLGMLLSILAIKPLNTLLLGENYARSLGLNIKTSRFLIIVATGLLAGSITAFAGPIAFIGLAVPHLTRQLFHTSDHKTLIPAVILLGSIIMLVCDSIAQLPSSEYTLPINAITSLIGAPVVIWLLVRKRKMLF; encoded by the coding sequence TTGACCCCAATCAAATCATATAAACGCGTTTTTATAAGTATTGTCGTGCTCTTATTAATTTGTTTTATTGCAAATATAAGCTTGGGCTCGGTATTTATTCCTTGGTTAGATACGTTAAGTAGCCTGGTAGGCGGAACTGTAGAAAAAGAGGCATGGAGACATATTATTGTCGATTATCGATTACCGAAAGCTCTTACTGCAATAATTGTAGGTAGTGGACTTGGCGTTTCAGGATTACTAATGCAAACCTTGTTTAGAAATCCTTTGGCTGGTCCTTTTGTACTTGGCATTAGCTCAGGAGCAAGTCTTGGAGTTGCTTTATTAATATTAGGTAGTGCATTTACAGGAGTAGCAGTGTCCTCTTTTCTAATTTCAAAATGGGGGTTAGTTATTGCTGCTAGCTTAGGTAGTATATTAGTATTATTTGCTGTAATGCTTGTTTCTATTAAGGTGAGGGATACTATGGCAATACTTATTATCGGTCTTATGTTCGGAAGTATTACAGCAGCTATAGTAAGTGTATTGGCCTACTTTGCTCCTGCTGATCAATTGCAACGTTATATTTTTTGGGGATTTGGAAGCTTAGGCAATCTTACCTGGTATGATGTACTTATATTTTCTGGTGTATCGCTATTAGGAATGTTATTATCTATCCTTGCCATAAAACCTCTAAACACTTTACTTCTGGGAGAAAACTATGCCCGTAGCCTTGGGCTAAATATCAAAACAAGTCGTTTTCTAATTATTGTTGCTACTGGATTATTGGCCGGTAGTATTACGGCTTTTGCCGGACCGATTGCCTTTATTGGTCTGGCTGTGCCTCATCTAACAAGGCAGCTATTTCATACCTCAGACCATAAAACATTAATCCCAGCTGTGATACTACTAGGAAGCATTATTATGCTAGTGTGTGATAGTATTGCACAATTACCTTCTAGCGAATATACACTTCCTATTAATGCTATTACTTCGCTAATTGGTGCCCCCGTAGTCATCTGGTTATTGGTTCGAAAACGAAAAATGCTATTTTAA